One Nitrospirota bacterium genomic window carries:
- a CDS encoding chemotaxis protein CheW yields the protein MVENIENSGTPEEEYGTPELKACIFSVGGQEFSVDMAYLKGIAELSEIVPLPLSPSYIEGITSLRGMAVPVVNLATLKELHEEKAA from the coding sequence ATGGTTGAAAATATAGAAAACTCAGGCACTCCGGAAGAGGAGTATGGTACTCCCGAATTAAAGGCTTGTATATTTTCCGTCGGCGGGCAGGAGTTTTCAGTGGACATGGCTTATCTAAAAGGGATAGCTGAGCTTTCAGAAATAGTACCCCTGCCGCTCAGTCCCTCCTACATAGAGGGGATTACATCTCTGAGAGGAATGGCGGTGCCCGTTGTGAACCTTGCCACTCTGAAGGAGCTTCATGAAGAAAAGGCTGCATAG